Proteins encoded together in one Hevea brasiliensis isolate MT/VB/25A 57/8 chromosome 16, ASM3005281v1, whole genome shotgun sequence window:
- the LOC110637008 gene encoding calcineurin B-like protein 8 isoform X1, with protein MRAFKGCFSLKQSRKRRGHEDPIILASETPCYAKKSCQNGHFDCCGNVTINEIEALYDLFKKLSSTIIDDGLLHKEEFQLALFRNGSKQNLFADRVFDLFDVKRNGVIEFGEFVRSLSIFHPNAPEVDKIIFAFRLYDLCQTGYIERNELKEMVLAVLSESDVTLSNDDVESIVDKTMLEVDLKGDGKIDQEEWKEYVAKNPSLIKNMTLLYLKELTLAFPSFIVNTEVPDWK; from the exons ATGCGTGCTTTCAAAGGCTGCTTCAGCTTGAAGCAATCCAGAAAACGGCGAGGGCATGAGGATCCTATCATACTTGCTTCTGAGACACCTT GCTATGCCAAGAAATCATGCCAAAATGGTCACTTTGATTGCTGTGGTAATG TTACTATAAATGAAATAGAGGCTTTGTATGATCTATTCAAGAAGCTGAGTAGCACCATAATTGATGATGGTCTTCTTCACAAG GAAGAATTCCAGCTTGCCCTTTTTAGAAATGGCAGTAAGCAGAATCTTTTTGCAGACAGG GTATTTGATCTTTTTGATGTAAAGCGTAATGGAGTAATTGAATTTGGTGAATTTGTTCGGTCATTGAGCATCTTCCATCCAAATGCTCCTGAAGTAGACAAAATTATAT TTGCATTTAGACTGTATGATCTGTGCCAAACTGGCTATATTGAGCGTAATGAG TTGAAGGAGATGGTATTGGCTGTTCTGTCTGAATCAGATGTGACACTTTCCAATGATGATGTTGAATCCATTGTAGATAAG ACAATGCTTGAAGTAGATTTAAAAGGAGATGGAAAGATTGATCAAGAAGAATGGAAGGAATATGTGGCAAAGAATCCATCTCTTATAAAGAATATGACTCTTTTATATCTCAA GGAACTAACTCTGGCATTTCCTAGCTTTATAGTGAACACTGAAGTTCCAGACTGgaaataa
- the LOC110637008 gene encoding calcineurin B-like protein 8 isoform X4, with protein sequence MRAFKGCFSLKQSRKRRGHEDPIILASETPCYAKKSCQNGHFDCCGNVTINEIEALYDLFKKLSSTIIDDGLLHKEEFQLALFRNGSKQNLFADRVFDLFDVKRNGVIEFGEFVRSLSIFHPNAPEVDKIIFAFRLYDLCQTGYIERNETMLEVDLKGDGKIDQEEWKEYVAKNPSLIKNMTLLYLKELTLAFPSFIVNTEVPDWK encoded by the exons ATGCGTGCTTTCAAAGGCTGCTTCAGCTTGAAGCAATCCAGAAAACGGCGAGGGCATGAGGATCCTATCATACTTGCTTCTGAGACACCTT GCTATGCCAAGAAATCATGCCAAAATGGTCACTTTGATTGCTGTGGTAATG TTACTATAAATGAAATAGAGGCTTTGTATGATCTATTCAAGAAGCTGAGTAGCACCATAATTGATGATGGTCTTCTTCACAAG GAAGAATTCCAGCTTGCCCTTTTTAGAAATGGCAGTAAGCAGAATCTTTTTGCAGACAGG GTATTTGATCTTTTTGATGTAAAGCGTAATGGAGTAATTGAATTTGGTGAATTTGTTCGGTCATTGAGCATCTTCCATCCAAATGCTCCTGAAGTAGACAAAATTATAT TTGCATTTAGACTGTATGATCTGTGCCAAACTGGCTATATTGAGCGTAATGAG ACAATGCTTGAAGTAGATTTAAAAGGAGATGGAAAGATTGATCAAGAAGAATGGAAGGAATATGTGGCAAAGAATCCATCTCTTATAAAGAATATGACTCTTTTATATCTCAA GGAACTAACTCTGGCATTTCCTAGCTTTATAGTGAACACTGAAGTTCCAGACTGgaaataa
- the LOC110637008 gene encoding calcineurin B-like protein 8 isoform X2 encodes MRAFKGCFSLKQSRKRRGHEDPIILASETPCYAKKSCQNGHFDCCVTINEIEALYDLFKKLSSTIIDDGLLHKEEFQLALFRNGSKQNLFADRVFDLFDVKRNGVIEFGEFVRSLSIFHPNAPEVDKIIFAFRLYDLCQTGYIERNELKEMVLAVLSESDVTLSNDDVESIVDKTMLEVDLKGDGKIDQEEWKEYVAKNPSLIKNMTLLYLKELTLAFPSFIVNTEVPDWK; translated from the exons ATGCGTGCTTTCAAAGGCTGCTTCAGCTTGAAGCAATCCAGAAAACGGCGAGGGCATGAGGATCCTATCATACTTGCTTCTGAGACACCTT GCTATGCCAAGAAATCATGCCAAAATGGTCACTTTGATTGCTGTG TTACTATAAATGAAATAGAGGCTTTGTATGATCTATTCAAGAAGCTGAGTAGCACCATAATTGATGATGGTCTTCTTCACAAG GAAGAATTCCAGCTTGCCCTTTTTAGAAATGGCAGTAAGCAGAATCTTTTTGCAGACAGG GTATTTGATCTTTTTGATGTAAAGCGTAATGGAGTAATTGAATTTGGTGAATTTGTTCGGTCATTGAGCATCTTCCATCCAAATGCTCCTGAAGTAGACAAAATTATAT TTGCATTTAGACTGTATGATCTGTGCCAAACTGGCTATATTGAGCGTAATGAG TTGAAGGAGATGGTATTGGCTGTTCTGTCTGAATCAGATGTGACACTTTCCAATGATGATGTTGAATCCATTGTAGATAAG ACAATGCTTGAAGTAGATTTAAAAGGAGATGGAAAGATTGATCAAGAAGAATGGAAGGAATATGTGGCAAAGAATCCATCTCTTATAAAGAATATGACTCTTTTATATCTCAA GGAACTAACTCTGGCATTTCCTAGCTTTATAGTGAACACTGAAGTTCCAGACTGgaaataa
- the LOC110637008 gene encoding calcineurin B-like protein 8 isoform X3, protein MRAFKGCFSLKQSRKRRGHEDPIILASETPFTINEIEALYDLFKKLSSTIIDDGLLHKEEFQLALFRNGSKQNLFADRVFDLFDVKRNGVIEFGEFVRSLSIFHPNAPEVDKIIFAFRLYDLCQTGYIERNELKEMVLAVLSESDVTLSNDDVESIVDKTMLEVDLKGDGKIDQEEWKEYVAKNPSLIKNMTLLYLKELTLAFPSFIVNTEVPDWK, encoded by the exons ATGCGTGCTTTCAAAGGCTGCTTCAGCTTGAAGCAATCCAGAAAACGGCGAGGGCATGAGGATCCTATCATACTTGCTTCTGAGACACCTT TTACTATAAATGAAATAGAGGCTTTGTATGATCTATTCAAGAAGCTGAGTAGCACCATAATTGATGATGGTCTTCTTCACAAG GAAGAATTCCAGCTTGCCCTTTTTAGAAATGGCAGTAAGCAGAATCTTTTTGCAGACAGG GTATTTGATCTTTTTGATGTAAAGCGTAATGGAGTAATTGAATTTGGTGAATTTGTTCGGTCATTGAGCATCTTCCATCCAAATGCTCCTGAAGTAGACAAAATTATAT TTGCATTTAGACTGTATGATCTGTGCCAAACTGGCTATATTGAGCGTAATGAG TTGAAGGAGATGGTATTGGCTGTTCTGTCTGAATCAGATGTGACACTTTCCAATGATGATGTTGAATCCATTGTAGATAAG ACAATGCTTGAAGTAGATTTAAAAGGAGATGGAAAGATTGATCAAGAAGAATGGAAGGAATATGTGGCAAAGAATCCATCTCTTATAAAGAATATGACTCTTTTATATCTCAA GGAACTAACTCTGGCATTTCCTAGCTTTATAGTGAACACTGAAGTTCCAGACTGgaaataa